The following proteins are co-located in the Candidatus Dormiibacterota bacterium genome:
- a CDS encoding peptide ABC transporter substrate-binding protein encodes MRYAALAICCLVLLSACTRATPSGSGGRNPWTVPGVLRIGAKEEPDSLNLMFGHTLATDQIDCLLFSFILRTDDNGNLIPDLATVVPTLSNGGISRDGKTITIHLRHGVKWSDGVPLTAADWLFTYHAVLNRANDTKTDYGWDTIASASAPNPYTIVIHLKRATVEGLEILTMGGAAYPPLPAHLLAKLPNINHAAFNNAPISSGPFLLKEWNHGQSLIFTANPLYFRGPPHLKEIVWKVIPDPNTLLSQLRTHEIDVYPSVDSDEVQYLRQIPGVRVVKRLVANWRHLAMNMRKPQLADVRVRTAIAQGIDWKRITDTVYRGYGLPAVSDIFPQSWAAPALPPYRYDPSGARRLLAAAGWRLGSDGVLHKGTLAMRLSISTTTNNAENERAELLIQSMLEPLGFNVIIRNYPANVLFAQNGPIYGGHYDMEWSVETNGADPDNSGSWNSQFIPPNGADTSWLRDPIVDATSQAAASTFDERTRKALYQREEERLRALNPAIFVYWETAYVAMNTDLRNYKPAAFIADEWNAWQWEI; translated from the coding sequence ATGCGCTATGCTGCGCTCGCGATCTGCTGCCTCGTCCTCCTCTCGGCGTGCACGAGGGCGACGCCGTCCGGCTCCGGCGGCCGCAATCCGTGGACCGTTCCCGGCGTGCTGCGCATCGGCGCGAAAGAGGAGCCGGACAGCCTCAACTTGATGTTCGGACACACGCTTGCGACCGATCAGATCGATTGCCTCCTCTTCTCTTTCATCTTGCGAACCGACGACAACGGAAACCTGATTCCCGATCTCGCGACCGTCGTCCCGACGCTGAGTAACGGCGGAATCAGCCGCGACGGCAAGACGATCACGATACATTTGCGCCACGGCGTAAAGTGGTCCGACGGCGTCCCATTGACCGCCGCCGATTGGCTCTTCACATACCACGCGGTACTCAACCGCGCGAACGACACGAAGACGGATTACGGCTGGGACACGATCGCCTCGGCGAGCGCTCCCAACCCGTACACGATTGTCATTCATCTCAAGCGCGCGACCGTCGAGGGCCTCGAGATCCTCACCATGGGCGGCGCTGCCTATCCCCCGTTGCCGGCGCACCTCTTGGCGAAGTTGCCGAACATCAATCACGCGGCTTTCAACAACGCGCCGATCTCCAGCGGCCCGTTCCTCCTCAAGGAATGGAACCACGGGCAGTCGCTGATCTTCACGGCGAATCCGCTCTACTTTCGCGGGCCGCCGCATCTCAAAGAGATCGTCTGGAAAGTGATTCCCGACCCCAATACGCTGCTGAGCCAACTGCGCACGCACGAGATCGACGTCTACCCGAGCGTCGACAGCGACGAGGTACAATATCTGCGGCAGATTCCTGGCGTTCGCGTCGTCAAACGTCTCGTCGCCAACTGGCGACATCTCGCGATGAACATGCGCAAGCCGCAACTGGCCGACGTTCGCGTGCGCACCGCGATCGCGCAAGGCATCGACTGGAAGCGCATCACCGACACGGTCTATCGCGGCTACGGCCTGCCGGCCGTCTCGGATATCTTTCCGCAGTCGTGGGCTGCGCCGGCCCTGCCACCGTATCGGTACGATCCGTCCGGTGCGCGGCGCCTGCTCGCCGCCGCCGGCTGGCGCCTGGGAAGCGACGGCGTTCTGCACAAGGGAACGCTCGCGATGCGTCTTTCGATCTCCACGACGACCAACAACGCGGAGAACGAGCGAGCGGAGTTGCTCATCCAATCGATGCTCGAACCGCTTGGTTTCAACGTGATCATCCGCAACTATCCGGCAAACGTGCTCTTCGCGCAGAACGGTCCGATCTACGGCGGCCACTACGACATGGAATGGTCCGTGGAGACGAACGGCGCCGATCCCGACAACTCGGGCTCTTGGAACTCGCAGTTCATCCCGCCCAACGGTGCGGACACGTCTTGGCTGCGCGACCCCATTGTCGATGCGACGAGTCAAGCGGCGGCAAGCACGTTCGACGAACGCACGCGCAAGGCGCTCTATCAACGCGAAGAAGAGCGGCTGCGCGCGCTCAACCCGGCGATCTTCGTCTATTGGGAGACGGCGTACGTCGCGATGAACACCGACCTGCGCAACTACAAACCGGCAGCGTTCATCGCCGATGAGTGGAACGCATGGCAGTGGGAGATATAG
- a CDS encoding uracil-DNA glycosylase: MAVGDIASLAAIRRRVVACRRCPELRAYCSGIARKKRRAFADQTYWGKPVPAFGDERARVMLVGLAPGAHGSNRTGRPFTGDASGDFLYPALHRAGFASLPTATHRDDGVELSDALITAAMRCAPPRNTPTPQQLRNCFPHLLAEFDALPRLRVVVALGAIGFDATLRMLRERGFSLDPQRPRFGHGTEAVARRGTRAILLLASYHPSRQNTNTGKLTQPMFDAIFRRAAAVVDAARGAASRRRATVRPS, from the coding sequence ATGGCAGTGGGAGATATAGCCAGCCTCGCTGCCATCCGTCGCCGCGTCGTGGCGTGCCGGCGCTGTCCGGAGCTACGCGCCTACTGTTCCGGGATCGCCCGCAAAAAGCGGCGCGCATTCGCCGATCAGACGTATTGGGGCAAACCCGTTCCCGCCTTCGGCGACGAGCGTGCTCGGGTGATGCTCGTCGGACTCGCGCCGGGCGCGCACGGCAGCAACCGTACCGGCCGGCCCTTCACGGGCGATGCGTCCGGTGACTTTCTCTACCCGGCGCTCCATCGAGCGGGTTTCGCCTCGCTCCCCACGGCGACGCATCGCGACGACGGCGTCGAGCTGAGCGACGCCCTCATCACGGCGGCGATGCGCTGCGCGCCGCCGCGCAACACACCGACGCCGCAGCAGTTGCGAAACTGCTTCCCGCACCTGCTTGCCGAGTTCGATGCGCTTCCCCGGCTGCGCGTGGTCGTCGCTCTCGGCGCGATCGGCTTCGATGCGACGCTGCGCATGCTGCGCGAACGCGGGTTCTCGCTCGATCCGCAGCGCCCGCGATTCGGACACGGGACGGAGGCCGTCGCCCGTCGTGGAACGCGTGCCATTCTGCTTCTCGCGTCGTATCACCCGAGCCGCCAGAACACGAACACCGGCAAGCTCACGCAGCCGATGTTCGACGCGATCTTCAGACGCGCGGCTGCGGTCGTAGATGCAGCTCGCGGAGCTGCTTCTCGGAGGCGGGCGACGGTGCGTCCATCATGA